Proteins from a genomic interval of Pseudoruegeria sp. SHC-113:
- a CDS encoding 3-hydroxybutyrate dehydrogenase yields MSIKGKTAVITGSNSGIGLGVATELAKLGVNVVLNSFTDRDEDHALAAEIAKTHGVEARYIKADMSSPEECRALVEQAGACDILVNNAGIQHVEGIDKFPTDKWNAIIAINLSSAFHTTAAALPKMRAAGWGRVVNIASAHGLTASPYKSAYVAAKHGVVGLTKVTALETAEEPITANAVCPGYVLTPLVEAQIPDQMAAHNMDRETVIKQVMLERQPSRQFATTEQLGGTVAFLCSDAAAQITGTTISVDGGWTAL; encoded by the coding sequence ATGTCCATCAAGGGAAAAACCGCTGTCATCACCGGGTCCAACTCGGGAATCGGGCTGGGTGTGGCCACGGAACTGGCCAAGCTCGGGGTGAATGTGGTGCTCAATTCCTTCACCGACCGCGACGAAGATCACGCGCTGGCCGCCGAGATCGCGAAAACGCATGGCGTTGAGGCGCGCTACATCAAGGCCGACATGTCCTCGCCGGAGGAGTGCCGTGCGCTGGTGGAGCAGGCTGGGGCCTGCGATATTCTCGTCAACAACGCCGGGATCCAGCATGTGGAAGGGATCGACAAATTCCCGACCGACAAGTGGAACGCGATCATCGCGATCAACCTGTCTTCGGCCTTCCACACCACGGCCGCCGCGCTGCCAAAGATGCGGGCGGCAGGCTGGGGTCGCGTGGTGAACATCGCCTCCGCCCACGGGCTCACTGCCTCGCCTTATAAATCGGCCTATGTGGCGGCGAAACACGGCGTGGTCGGGCTGACGAAGGTGACGGCGCTGGAAACGGCGGAAGAGCCGATCACGGCCAATGCCGTCTGCCCCGGCTACGTGCTGACGCCGCTGGTGGAAGCACAGATCCCCGATCAGATGGCGGCCCACAACATGGACCGCGAGACGGTGATCAAACAGGTGATGCTGGAGCGTCAGCCCAGCCGCCAATTCGCCACTACTGAACAACTCGGCGGCACTGTGGCCTTCCTCTGCTCCGATGCGGCGGCCCAGATCACCGGCACCACGATCAGCGTGGACGGCGGCTGGACGGCTCTTTGA
- a CDS encoding patatin-like phospholipase family protein: MSSKTRINLALQGGGAHGAFTWGVLDRLLQEEDIEIAAISGTSAGAMNGAALKAGLISGGRGGARENLAWLWQQMGAVEDTRFSNWMTALSPFPSMFSAFFEHSIPFQVAEAATNFLSPYDYGPAYFNPLERIAERFHYDLVCMDCEPELFISATNVRSGKLKVFSGEQISAQAILASTCLPTLFQAVEIEDPDTGTTEAYWDGGYIGNPALFPLVEKNLPGDVVIVNINPLFREELPRTASEIQNRINEISFNSSLLRELRALTFTQQLVSTGLLQKKKMKDLHIHMIADNDLMNELSVATKMIPNPATLTRLFEAGVAAAEGFLARDRANLGVRDSVDLAAMFKG; this comes from the coding sequence GTGAGCAGCAAGACCCGCATCAACCTGGCCCTGCAAGGCGGAGGCGCCCACGGCGCCTTCACCTGGGGTGTGCTGGACCGGCTGCTGCAGGAAGAGGACATCGAGATTGCCGCGATCTCGGGCACCTCGGCGGGCGCCATGAACGGCGCGGCGCTGAAAGCCGGGCTGATTTCAGGCGGGCGTGGGGGCGCGCGCGAAAACCTCGCCTGGCTCTGGCAGCAGATGGGCGCGGTGGAGGACACGCGGTTCTCCAACTGGATGACGGCGCTTTCGCCGTTCCCGTCCATGTTTTCGGCCTTCTTCGAGCATTCGATCCCCTTCCAGGTGGCGGAAGCGGCGACGAATTTCCTGAGCCCCTATGATTACGGCCCGGCCTATTTCAATCCGCTGGAGCGGATCGCGGAGCGGTTTCATTACGATCTGGTCTGTATGGATTGCGAGCCGGAGCTGTTCATTTCGGCCACCAATGTGCGCTCGGGCAAGCTGAAGGTGTTTTCCGGGGAGCAGATCAGCGCGCAGGCCATTCTGGCCTCCACCTGCCTGCCGACGCTGTTTCAGGCGGTGGAGATCGAAGACCCAGACACCGGCACCACCGAGGCCTATTGGGACGGCGGCTACATCGGCAATCCGGCGCTGTTTCCGCTGGTGGAGAAAAACCTGCCGGGCGATGTGGTGATCGTGAACATCAACCCGCTGTTTCGCGAGGAGCTGCCGCGCACGGCGTCGGAAATCCAGAACCGGATCAACGAGATCAGCTTCAACTCCTCGCTTCTGCGCGAATTGCGCGCGCTGACCTTCACCCAGCAGCTGGTCTCCACGGGGCTCTTGCAGAAGAAGAAGATGAAGGATCTGCACATTCACATGATCGCCGACAACGATCTAATGAACGAGCTATCCGTGGCCACGAAGATGATCCCCAATCCGGCCACGCTCACGCGGCTGTTTGAGGCCGGGGTTGCGGCGGCGGAAGGGTTCCTTGCGCGCGACCGCGCCAATCTGGGCGTGCGGGATTCCGTGGATCTGGCTGCGATGTTCAAAGGGTAG
- a CDS encoding DUF502 domain-containing protein, which produces MDTEDHGKDRQKLHPFAKLRNSFLTGIVVIAPIAVTIWLFWAVIGWIDSWVLPLVPDRWQPEEYIGINLRGLGVIIFFVFTVLVGMLAKGLIGRSLLHAGERLVERMPIVRSVYSGLKQIAETVFADRDTNFDKACLVEYPRKGLWAIAFISTNAKGEIREKIPAGEEIVSVFLPTTPNPTSGFLLFVPKHDVIELDMSVEDAAKLVISAGLVYPNQKDPTQPLREKPENIA; this is translated from the coding sequence ATGGACACCGAAGACCACGGCAAGGATCGCCAGAAGCTGCATCCCTTTGCCAAGCTGCGCAACAGCTTCCTGACCGGCATCGTCGTGATCGCGCCCATCGCGGTGACGATCTGGCTGTTCTGGGCCGTGATCGGCTGGATCGACAGCTGGGTCTTGCCGCTTGTGCCGGACCGCTGGCAGCCGGAGGAATACATCGGCATCAACCTGCGCGGCCTGGGAGTGATCATCTTCTTCGTCTTCACGGTGCTCGTGGGGATGCTGGCCAAGGGGCTGATCGGGCGCTCGCTGCTGCACGCGGGCGAACGGCTGGTGGAGCGCATGCCCATCGTGCGCTCGGTTTACTCCGGCCTGAAGCAGATTGCCGAAACCGTCTTTGCCGACCGCGACACGAATTTCGACAAGGCCTGCCTCGTGGAATATCCGCGCAAGGGGCTTTGGGCGATTGCCTTCATCTCCACCAATGCCAAGGGCGAGATCCGCGAGAAGATCCCGGCGGGCGAAGAGATCGTGTCGGTCTTTCTGCCCACCACGCCGAACCCGACCTCGGGCTTCCTGCTGTTCGTGCCCAAGCATGATGTGATCGAGCTGGACATGAGCGTGGAAGATGCGGCGAAGCTGGTGATTTCGGCGGGGCTGGTCTATCCGAACCAGAAGGATCCGACGCAGCCGCTCCGGGAGAAGCCCGAGAACATCGCCTGA
- a CDS encoding pseudouridine-5'-phosphate glycosidase, whose amino-acid sequence MNLPLIFSPEVAKARETGAPLVALESTIITHGMPYPQNVETARRVEAEVRAHGAVPATIAVINGSLHIGLSDEELEALGQAKNVAKLSRADFAACIAQGGTGATTVAATMIGAHLAGIKVFATGGIGGVHKGAELSFDISADLQELARTPVTVVAAGAKAILDIPKTLEVLETLGVPVIVNGQDQFPAFWSRESGLPAPLRMDTPAQIAAAMEMRAAMGLSGGQLVANPIPADAEISREVLAPVIARAIADADAHGIAAKKVTPYLLQRIFELTEGESLEANIALVLNNARLAAQIAGALAA is encoded by the coding sequence ATGAACCTGCCCCTGATCTTCTCCCCCGAAGTTGCCAAGGCCCGCGAAACCGGCGCGCCGCTGGTGGCGCTGGAAAGCACCATCATAACCCACGGCATGCCTTACCCGCAGAACGTGGAAACCGCCCGCCGCGTGGAGGCCGAAGTGCGCGCCCATGGCGCGGTGCCGGCCACGATCGCGGTGATCAACGGCTCCCTGCACATCGGGCTCTCGGATGAGGAACTGGAAGCGCTTGGGCAGGCGAAGAACGTCGCCAAGCTTTCGCGCGCCGATTTTGCAGCCTGCATCGCGCAGGGCGGCACCGGCGCCACCACCGTGGCCGCCACGATGATCGGCGCCCATCTGGCGGGCATCAAGGTGTTCGCCACCGGCGGCATCGGCGGCGTGCACAAGGGTGCGGAGCTGAGCTTTGACATCTCCGCCGACCTGCAGGAGCTGGCGCGCACCCCCGTTACCGTCGTGGCGGCCGGTGCAAAGGCCATCCTCGACATCCCGAAAACGCTCGAAGTGCTGGAAACGCTCGGCGTGCCGGTGATCGTGAACGGGCAGGATCAATTCCCGGCCTTCTGGTCGCGTGAGTCCGGCCTCCCGGCCCCGCTGCGTATGGACACCCCCGCCCAGATCGCCGCGGCGATGGAGATGCGTGCGGCCATGGGGCTTTCGGGCGGCCAGCTCGTGGCCAACCCGATCCCGGCTGATGCCGAGATCTCGCGCGAGGTGCTGGCCCCTGTGATCGCCCGCGCCATCGCGGATGCGGACGCCCATGGCATCGCGGCCAAGAAGGTCACGCCCTACCTGCTGCAGCGCATTTTCGAGCTCACCGAGGGCGAGAGCCTTGAGGCCAATATCGCGCTTGTGCTGAACAACGCCCGGCTGGCTGCCCAAATTGCAGGCGCTCTGGCCGCGTAA
- a CDS encoding PfkB family carbohydrate kinase yields the protein MTQPTPDILCIGSVLWDVIGRSASHMRVGSDLPGRISRLPGGVAMNIAMTLRRFGMRPALLTTIGKDDEGRELLRACERMGMVTGYVYLSEDLPTDRYMAVEGANGLIAAIADAHSLEAAGDKILTPLADGRLGSAAAPFAGPVALDGNLKTELLETIAASPLFAAADLRVAPASPGKAERLAPFLNHARGTLYVNLEEAGYLCQATFTESATAAEALIARGAARALVTDGGRSASECDGTSVITQTPPEVLVTRVTGAGDTFMAAHIVAEARGESRETALTTALRAAATYVSGETPL from the coding sequence ATGACCCAACCCACACCCGATATCCTGTGCATCGGTTCCGTCCTCTGGGACGTGATCGGCCGCTCCGCCAGCCACATGCGCGTGGGCAGCGATCTGCCCGGGCGCATCAGCCGCCTGCCCGGCGGTGTCGCGATGAACATCGCCATGACGCTGCGCCGTTTTGGCATGCGGCCCGCCTTGCTGACAACCATCGGCAAGGATGATGAGGGGCGCGAGCTGCTGCGCGCCTGCGAGCGCATGGGGATGGTGACGGGCTACGTCTACCTCTCCGAAGATCTGCCCACCGATCGCTACATGGCGGTGGAAGGTGCAAACGGGCTGATCGCCGCCATTGCCGATGCCCATTCGCTGGAAGCGGCGGGCGACAAGATCCTCACCCCGCTCGCCGATGGCCGGCTGGGAAGCGCGGCTGCGCCTTTCGCAGGGCCCGTGGCGCTGGATGGCAATCTGAAAACCGAGCTTCTGGAAACCATCGCCGCCAGCCCGCTCTTCGCTGCGGCTGACCTGCGCGTGGCTCCGGCAAGCCCCGGCAAGGCTGAGCGGCTTGCGCCCTTCCTGAACCACGCGCGTGGCACGCTCTACGTGAACCTCGAAGAAGCCGGCTACCTCTGTCAGGCCACCTTCACCGAATCCGCCACCGCCGCCGAAGCGCTCATCGCGCGCGGTGCCGCGCGGGCGCTGGTCACGGACGGCGGCCGGTCGGCCTCGGAATGCGATGGCACCTCTGTCATCACCCAAACCCCGCCCGAAGTGCTGGTGACGCGTGTCACCGGCGCGGGCGATACCTTCATGGCGGCCCATATCGTGGCCGAAGCGCGCGGTGAATCCCGTGAAACCGCGCTCACCACCGCCCTGCGCGCCGCCGCCACCTATGTGTCCGGAGAGACCCCTCTATGA
- the rpsB gene encoding 30S ribosomal protein S2, whose product MALPEFTMRQLLEAGVHFGHQTQRWNPRMAPFIYGSRNGIHIFDLTQTVPALDQALIAIRDTVAKGGRILFVGTKRQAAGPIAQAAENSAQYYMNHRWLGGTLTNWKTVSNSINRLKEIDEKMANGAEGLTKKERLGMERDQEKLQASLGGIRDMGGVPDLLFVIDVKKEALAIAEANKLGIPVIGVVDTNCSPDGVDYVIPGNDDASRAIALYCDLAARAALDGMSAQLGAAGVDLGELVEGLEEEGLVEAAAEASDA is encoded by the coding sequence ATGGCGCTCCCTGAATTCACCATGCGTCAGCTGCTGGAAGCTGGCGTTCACTTTGGTCACCAAACGCAACGCTGGAACCCGCGCATGGCGCCGTTCATCTACGGCTCCCGCAATGGCATCCACATCTTCGACCTGACCCAGACCGTTCCGGCTCTGGACCAGGCGCTGATCGCCATCCGCGACACCGTTGCCAAAGGCGGCCGCATTCTCTTTGTTGGCACCAAGCGTCAGGCCGCTGGCCCGATCGCCCAAGCCGCTGAGAACTCCGCTCAATACTACATGAACCACCGCTGGCTGGGCGGCACGCTCACCAACTGGAAAACCGTGTCCAACTCCATCAACCGTCTGAAAGAGATCGACGAGAAGATGGCGAACGGCGCTGAAGGCCTCACCAAGAAAGAGCGCCTCGGCATGGAGCGTGACCAGGAGAAGCTGCAAGCCTCCCTCGGCGGTATCCGCGACATGGGCGGCGTGCCGGATCTGCTTTTCGTCATCGACGTGAAGAAAGAAGCCCTTGCCATCGCCGAAGCCAACAAGCTGGGCATCCCGGTCATCGGCGTCGTGGACACCAACTGCTCCCCCGACGGCGTGGACTACGTGATTCCGGGCAACGACGACGCCTCCCGCGCCATCGCGCTCTACTGCGATCTGGCCGCCCGCGCTGCCCTTGACGGCATGTCCGCCCAACTGGGCGCTGCCGGTGTGGACCTCGGCGAGCTGGTGGAAGGCCTGGAAGAAGAAGGCCTCGTTGAAGCGGCTGCCGAAGCTTCCGACGCGTAA
- the tsf gene encoding translation elongation factor Ts — protein sequence MAITAAMVKDLREKTGAGMMDAKKALTETEGNMDEAIDWLRTKGLATAAKKSGRTAAEGLVAVIVDGGEGVAVEVNSETDFVGKNAEFQEMVGKIATAALGVADVEALKSADIGGKTVENLITDKIATIGENMSLRRMAKVSGDQVVAYVHNAATPSMGKIGVLVALKGDNEAFGKQVAMHIAAANPASLSEADLDQAIVEKERQVQIDIARESGKPEAVIEKMIEGRMKKFLADVTLLSQAFVINPDLTVAAAAKEAGVEVVGFVRLEVGEGIEKKEEDFAAEVAKAAKG from the coding sequence ATGGCAATCACCGCAGCAATGGTGAAAGACCTGCGCGAGAAAACCGGCGCGGGCATGATGGACGCGAAAAAAGCGCTCACCGAGACCGAAGGCAACATGGACGAAGCCATCGACTGGCTGCGCACCAAAGGCCTGGCGACCGCCGCCAAGAAATCCGGCCGCACCGCCGCTGAAGGCCTCGTGGCCGTGATCGTGGACGGTGGCGAAGGCGTCGCTGTCGAAGTGAACTCCGAGACCGATTTCGTGGGCAAGAACGCCGAGTTCCAGGAAATGGTCGGCAAGATCGCCACGGCCGCCCTGGGCGTGGCCGACGTCGAAGCCCTGAAGTCTGCCGACATCGGTGGCAAGACCGTTGAAAACCTGATCACCGACAAGATCGCCACCATCGGCGAGAACATGTCCCTGCGCCGCATGGCGAAGGTTTCCGGCGATCAGGTCGTGGCCTACGTGCACAACGCCGCCACCCCCTCCATGGGCAAAATCGGCGTTCTCGTGGCCCTGAAAGGCGACAACGAAGCCTTCGGCAAGCAGGTTGCGATGCACATCGCCGCCGCGAACCCGGCCTCCCTCAGCGAAGCGGATCTGGATCAGGCCATCGTCGAGAAAGAGCGTCAGGTGCAGATCGACATCGCACGGGAATCCGGCAAGCCGGAAGCCGTTATCGAGAAGATGATCGAAGGCCGGATGAAGAAATTCCTCGCCGACGTGACGCTGCTGAGCCAAGCGTTCGTGATCAACCCGGACCTGACCGTGGCCGCCGCCGCGAAAGAAGCCGGTGTGGAAGTCGTTGGTTTCGTGCGCCTCGAAGTGGGCGAAGGCATCGAGAAGAAAGAAGAAGATTTCGCTGCAGAAGTGGCCAAAGCCGCCAAGGGCTGA
- a CDS encoding LuxR family transcriptional regulator: protein MLEKLEAILDAATIEDAWLLHQEYMANYGFDRLIYGYTRFRTAHSFGDPQDLLVLSNHRPEYLEEFVHNGMYFHAPMVRWAMENNGPCSWSWMEKVAMQGGLTDHEMQVIGFNQKMGVTAGYTISFRSDSSRSKGAIALTASPGVTQAEVDELWEEKGQEISVLNNVAHLKLITLPHTGNRPALTKRQREALEWVGEGKTMQDIAQIMGLTPATVEKHLRLAREALNVETTAQAVLKASFSNQIFVIEI from the coding sequence ATGCTTGAGAAGCTGGAAGCCATACTTGACGCGGCGACCATTGAGGACGCCTGGCTTCTGCATCAAGAATATATGGCCAATTACGGGTTCGACCGGCTGATCTACGGCTACACCCGGTTTCGCACGGCCCATTCCTTTGGCGATCCGCAGGATCTGTTGGTGCTCTCCAACCATAGGCCCGAATATCTTGAAGAATTCGTGCACAACGGCATGTATTTCCACGCGCCGATGGTGCGTTGGGCGATGGAGAACAACGGCCCCTGTTCCTGGAGCTGGATGGAAAAGGTCGCCATGCAAGGCGGGCTGACCGATCACGAGATGCAGGTGATCGGTTTCAACCAGAAGATGGGCGTCACCGCTGGATACACTATCAGTTTCCGCTCTGATTCTTCCCGTTCCAAAGGCGCAATTGCCCTTACGGCAAGCCCCGGCGTGACACAGGCCGAGGTGGACGAGCTGTGGGAGGAAAAAGGGCAGGAAATCAGCGTGTTGAACAACGTGGCTCACCTGAAGCTGATCACCCTGCCCCACACTGGCAACCGGCCCGCGCTCACCAAGCGGCAACGCGAGGCGCTGGAATGGGTCGGCGAAGGCAAGACGATGCAGGATATTGCCCAGATCATGGGGCTCACCCCGGCCACCGTGGAGAAGCATCTGCGACTCGCCCGCGAGGCGCTGAACGTGGAAACAACGGCTCAAGCGGTGCTCAAAGCCTCCTTCAGCAACCAAATTTTCGTCATAGAGATCTGA
- the aroQ gene encoding type II 3-dehydroquinate dehydratase, with protein sequence MPDNKLEFLILNGPNLNRLGRRQPEVYGRTTLADIEAMCREAHESETLGLRFFQSNHEGALVDAIHAAQDDGVDGIILNAGAYTHTSIALMDAIASVELPTIEMHLSNVHARESFRHVSYISKVCVGVICGFGAHGYVLAIEALRQKLASQG encoded by the coding sequence ATGCCGGATAACAAACTGGAATTTCTGATTCTGAATGGCCCCAACCTGAATCGTTTGGGCCGCCGCCAGCCCGAGGTCTACGGCCGCACGACGCTCGCCGACATCGAGGCCATGTGCCGCGAGGCTCATGAGAGCGAAACGCTTGGCCTGCGGTTTTTCCAGTCCAACCATGAAGGCGCGCTGGTGGATGCGATTCACGCCGCACAGGACGATGGCGTAGACGGCATCATCCTGAACGCCGGTGCCTACACCCACACCTCCATCGCGCTGATGGATGCGATCGCTTCCGTCGAGCTGCCCACGATCGAGATGCATCTCTCCAACGTGCACGCGCGCGAGAGCTTTCGCCATGTCTCCTATATCTCCAAGGTCTGCGTTGGCGTGATCTGCGGCTTCGGCGCGCATGGCTACGTGCTCGCCATCGAGGCGCTGCGCCAGAAATTAGCGAGTCAGGGCTGA